In one window of Microbacterium dextranolyticum DNA:
- a CDS encoding isocitrate lyase has translation MTAYHDTLRATRALTDEHGSSWDAIDPEYVARMRLQNRFRTGLEIAQYTADIMRRDMAEYDADSSAYTQSLGVWHGFIGQQKLISIKKHLKSTKGRYLYLSGWMVAALRSEFGPLPDQSMHEKTAVPALIEELYTFLRQADTRELDLLFTQLDRARAAGDETAVEFIQSQIDAFETHVVPIIADIDAGFGNPEATYLLAKKMIEAGACAIQIENQVSDEKQCGHQDGKVTVPHEDFIAKINAVRYAFLELGIDNGIIVARTDSLGAGLTQKLAVTQRPGDLGDQYNSYLDVEEISADDLANGDVVIKRGGRLLRPKRLPSNLYRFRAGTGEARCVLDCITALQHGADLLWIETEKPHVAQIAGMVDEIRAVIPDAKLVYNNSPSFNWTLNFRQQVYDALVEQGADVSAYVRDELMSPEYDDTELGRLADERIRSFQKDASARAGIFHHLITLPTYHTAALSTDDLAKGYFGDEGMLAYVSGVQRREIREGIATVKHQNMAGSDIGDNHKEYFAGDAALKAGGAHNTMNQFG, from the coding sequence ATGACCGCGTACCACGACACCCTCCGCGCCACCCGCGCCCTCACCGACGAGCACGGGTCCAGCTGGGACGCCATCGACCCCGAGTACGTCGCGCGGATGCGACTGCAGAACCGCTTCCGCACGGGCCTGGAGATCGCGCAGTACACCGCCGACATCATGCGCCGCGACATGGCGGAGTACGACGCCGACTCGTCGGCGTACACGCAGTCGCTCGGCGTCTGGCACGGCTTCATCGGGCAGCAGAAGCTCATCTCGATCAAGAAGCACCTGAAGTCGACGAAGGGGCGCTACCTCTACCTCTCCGGGTGGATGGTCGCCGCCCTCCGCTCCGAGTTCGGCCCGCTCCCCGACCAGTCCATGCACGAGAAGACAGCCGTCCCCGCGCTGATCGAAGAGCTCTACACCTTCCTGCGCCAGGCCGACACGCGAGAGCTCGACCTGCTGTTCACGCAGCTCGATCGCGCCCGGGCCGCCGGCGATGAGACGGCGGTCGAGTTCATCCAGTCGCAGATCGATGCCTTCGAGACCCACGTCGTGCCGATCATCGCCGACATCGACGCCGGGTTCGGCAACCCCGAGGCGACGTACCTGCTGGCCAAGAAGATGATCGAGGCGGGCGCCTGCGCCATCCAGATCGAGAACCAGGTGTCGGACGAGAAGCAGTGCGGTCATCAGGACGGCAAGGTCACCGTGCCGCACGAGGACTTCATCGCGAAGATCAATGCCGTCCGCTACGCCTTCCTCGAGCTCGGGATCGACAACGGCATCATCGTCGCCCGCACCGACTCGCTGGGCGCGGGACTGACGCAGAAGCTCGCCGTCACCCAGCGCCCGGGCGACCTCGGCGATCAGTACAACTCCTACCTCGACGTCGAGGAGATCTCCGCAGACGACCTCGCCAACGGCGACGTGGTGATCAAGCGGGGCGGCCGGCTCCTGCGGCCGAAGCGCCTGCCCAGCAACCTGTACCGCTTCCGGGCGGGCACCGGCGAAGCGCGGTGCGTGCTGGACTGCATCACCGCGCTGCAGCACGGCGCCGACCTCCTGTGGATCGAGACGGAGAAGCCGCACGTCGCCCAGATCGCCGGGATGGTGGACGAGATCCGCGCCGTGATCCCCGACGCCAAGCTCGTCTACAACAACAGCCCGTCGTTCAACTGGACGCTGAACTTCCGCCAGCAGGTCTACGACGCGCTCGTGGAGCAGGGCGCCGACGTGTCGGCCTACGTGCGCGACGAGTTGATGAGCCCCGAGTACGACGACACCGAGCTCGGACGCCTCGCCGACGAGAGGATCCGCTCGTTCCAGAAGGATGCCTCGGCGCGCGCGGGCATCTTCCACCACCTCATCACCCTGCCGACCTACCACACGGCAGCGCTGTCGACCGATGACCTGGCGAAGGGCTACTTCGGCGACGAGGGCATGCTCGCCTACGTCTCCGGTGTGCAGCGTCGCGAGATCCGCGAGGGCATCGCCACGGTCAAGCACCAGAACATGGCCGGCAGCGACATCGGCGACAACCACAAGGAATACTTCGCCGGCGACGCGGCCCTGAAGGCCGGCGGCGCGCACAACACGATGAACCAGTTCGGCTGA